One genomic region from Macadamia integrifolia cultivar HAES 741 unplaced genomic scaffold, SCU_Mint_v3 scaffold2897, whole genome shotgun sequence encodes:
- the LOC122067425 gene encoding phenolic glucoside malonyltransferase 1-like, with amino-acid sequence MNILTLHTTSKTIYLNLKHSLSLTLQYFYPLAGHLVWPQNLSEPEFCYVDGDSVSLTLAESDGDFYHLSGNHARDVNQFHFLVPKLTLPSMVDLDFSISLLALQVTVFPNSGICIGVTASHVALDARTLVHFMKSWATISRSGVVSLSPDSGLPGSSSSRNIFWKLHDRAEYFISSRSAAKEPFAVAGSPKYRIYDTDFGWGRPKKYESLRVGGKFVSLYDCKDGEGSLEVGVAFPKLQLDSFSSLFYRFQANVA; translated from the exons atgaataTTCTTACTCTACACACTACTTCAAAGACAATAtacttaaaccttaaacactcACTTTCCCTCACACTTCAATACTTCTATCCACTCGCCGGGCATCTAGTGTGGCCTCAAAATTTATCAGAGCCTGAGTTCTGTTATGTTGATGGAGACTCAGTCTCCCTAACCTTGGCAGAATCAGATGGTGATTTCTACCATCTTTCAGGAAACCATGCAAGAGATGTTAATCAATTCCATTTTCTTGTCCCTAAGCTTACCCTGCCATCCATGGTTGATCTTGACTTTTCAATTTCACTATTGGCTCTGCAAGTAACTGTGTTTCCAAACTCTGGAATTTGCATCGGAGTAACTGCTAGTCATGTAGCCCTTGATGCTAGGACCCTTGTCCACTTCATGAAGTCGTGGGCAACAATTTCTAGATCAGGAGTTGTCTCTTTGTCACCAGACTCT GGATTGCCTGGATCCTCCAGTTCCAGAAACATATTTTGGAAATTGCATGACA GGGCAGAATACTTTATATCTAGTCGTTCAGCAGCTAAGGAACCTTTTGCAGTTGCAGGGTCACCTAAGTACAGAATATATGATACAGATTTTGGGTGGGGGAGGCCAAAGAAGTATGAATCACTGAGAGTTGGTGGGAAATTTGTCTCACTTTATGACTGTAAAGATGGAGAAGGCAGCCTGGAAGTTGGGGTGGCTTTTCCTAAGCTTCAATtggattctttttcttctctcttttacaGATTTCAGGCTAATGTTGCCTGA
- the LOC122067426 gene encoding malonyl-coenzyme A:anthocyanin 3-O-glucoside-6''-O-malonyltransferase-like encodes MESVHTSKNMAHTNPVKLLEHCNISSPPGCLGNKILPLTFFDMFWLPPYPLVEALFFYDYSYSMHHFRSAIFPNLKHSLSLTLQYFYPLAGHLVWPQNLSEPEFCYVDGDSVSLTLAESDGDFYHLSGNHARDVNQFHCLVPKLTLSSIVDPNFSIPLLALQVTVFPNSGICIGVTASHVALDARTLVHFMKSWATISRSGVVSLSPVSLPFLDRNVINDQKELKTIYLNEIKKIRGTIEQKSSKVSNNPMVPSDMVQATFVMNQNDVEQLRQWILAIRKKDENQTSITTSHLSTYTIICAHTWVCSIKSRSIDGPAAKSEDTEIFLIAMDCRIRDRLDPPVPETYFGNCLTGCVATVKRSDLLGEHGISIASEAITKAIKKRLDDGVLKGADYLMSEMSAAVAKEPFAVAGSPKYRIYDTDFGWGRPKKYESLRVGGRLISLYDCKDGEGSVEVGVAFPKFQMDSFSSLFYKFQANVS; translated from the coding sequence ATGGAGAGTGTACACACTTCAAAGAACATGGCTCATACTAATCCAGTGAAGTTACTGGAGCACTGCAACATCTCTTCACCACCAGGATGTCTCGGAAACAAGATCCTTCCCCTCACCTTCTTCGACATGTTCTGGTTACCTCCCTATCCCCTTGTTGAGGCCCTTTTCTTTTATGACTATTCTTACTCTATGCACCACTTCAGAAGTGCCATATTTCCCAACCTTAAACACTCACTTTCCCTCACACTTCAATACTTCTATCCACTCGCCGGGCATCTAGTGTGGCCTCAAAATTTATCAGAGCCTGAGTTCTGTTATGTTGATGGAGACTCAGTCTCCCTAACCTTGGCAGAATCAGATGGTGATTTCTACCATCTTTCAGGAAACCATGCAAGAGATGTTAATCAATTCCATTGTCTTGTCCCCAAGCTTACCCTGTCATCCATTGTTGATCCCAACTTCTCAATTCCACTGTTGGCTTTGCAAGTAACTGTGTTTCCAAACTCTGGCATTTGCATCGGAGTAACTGCTAGTCATGTAGCCCTTGATGCTAGGACCCTTGTCCACTTCATGAAGTCGTGGGCAACAATTTCTAGATCAGGAGTTGTTTCTTTGTCACCAGTCTCTCTGCCATTCCTTGACAGGAATGTAATAAATGACCAGAAGGAGCTCAAGACGATTTACTtgaatgagataaaaaaaatcagaggaACCATTGAACAGAAAAGTTCTAAGGTTTCAAACAACCCTATGGTCCCATCTGATATGGTCCAAGCAACATTTGTTATGAACCAAAATGATGTCGAGCAACTGAGGCAATGGATCTTGGCTATACGAAAGAAGGATGAGAATCAGACCTCAATCACCACATCCCATCTATCAACATACACTATAATTTGTGCTCACACATGGGTTTGCTCAATAAAATCGAGATCAATCGATGGTCCTGCTGCTAAGAGTGAAGATACGGAGATCTTCCTCATTGCTATGGACTGTCGCATCAGGGATCGCCTGGATCCTCCAGTTCCAGAAACATATTTTGGAAATTGCTTGACAGGTTGCGTTGCAACAGTAAAAAGGAGTGACTTACTGGGAGAACATGGGATCAGCATAGCATCAGAAGCGATCACAAAGGCAATAAAGAAGCGATTGGATGATGGAGTGTTGAAAGGGGCAGATTACTTGATGTCTGAAATGAGTGCAGCAGTAGCTAAGGAGCCTTTTGCCGTTGCAGGGTCACCTAAGTATAGAATATATGATACAGATTTTGGGTGGGGAAGGCCAAAGAAGTATGAATCACTCAGAGTTGGTGGGAGACTTATCTCACTTTATGACTGCAAAGATGGAGAAGGCAGTGTAGAAGTTGGGGTGGCTTTCCCTAAGTTCCAAAtggattctttttcttctctcttctacaAATTTCAGGCTAATGTTTCCTGA